The Vibrio cyclitrophicus sequence ATCGGTCAATCACGAAGCTTGGTAAGGTCTGGTTAAATTCAATGCGATCAAATTCTCCACCAACACACGTCTTAAAAGAGCTGCCATCCCAGTAACCTTGAACCAGTCTGAGCCCTTCGTCATTCTGCTTCATAGTAGTATCTAGAACCGATTTAGCTTCTTTTTGGTAGTTTTCGAGCTGCTTAGCTTGGATAGGTAAGATTTTGCTGTCGATACGATACTGTTGATACACAGCTTCGCCTGACGTATTGAAACGCACATGGACACGATAAGGAACCAGTTCATTAGAAGAGTTACGTTGCTCGCCTTCACGAATGAATTCACGAAGCACGCCTTCTGACCAAGCATAGTCAGTTTGATACCAGCCGTAATCGCCCACAGTGACGTAGTCAGCTGAAGTATGAGGTTGTGTTAGCTTGTTTGTAACCCAGTAGAAACTTGTCGCGTCG is a genomic window containing:
- a CDS encoding DUF1481 domain-containing protein; the encoded protein is MKKAFLLVSLLSTFLIGCSSTSPSKNLEQFETHTGGQVMGDATSFYWVTNKLTQPHTSADYVTVGDYGWYQTDYAWSEGVLREFIREGEQRNSSNELVPYRVHVRFNTSGEAVYQQYRIDSKILPIQAKQLENYQKEAKSVLDTTMKQNDEGLRLVQGYWDGSSFKTCVGGEFDRIEFNQTLPSFVIDRLASVESYAAFLGSNSLGKMSVEELLMLAEDSHDCVVRPSLLKE